The proteins below are encoded in one region of Bacillus vallismortis:
- a CDS encoding YfhH family protein, with protein MEKRYSQMTPHELNTEIASLSEKARKAEQHGIINELAVLERKIAMAKAYLLNPEDFTPGETYRVEGSEDGFIISYVNGVFAWGYRTSAPDQEEALPISVLREQKQA; from the coding sequence ATGGAGAAACGATACAGTCAGATGACACCGCACGAACTCAATACCGAAATCGCATCACTTTCTGAAAAAGCAAGAAAAGCTGAACAGCACGGCATCATCAACGAACTGGCCGTGCTCGAACGGAAAATTGCAATGGCAAAAGCATATTTGCTGAACCCGGAAGATTTCACACCGGGAGAAACATATCGCGTGGAAGGCTCTGAAGATGGGTTTATCATCAGTTATGTAAACGGCGTTTTCGCATGGGGATACAGAACCTCGGCCCCTGATCAAGAGGAAGCGCTGCCAATCTCAGTATTGCGAGAACAGAAGCAAGCGTAA
- the recX gene encoding recombination regulator RecX, with product MPFITKISAQKKNTERFNIFLDDKYAFSVDADVLVKFELKKGKELDDLDIIEIQYGDEVKKGFNRALDFLSYRMRSTKEVEDHLKKKETSAPVIAEVIHKLNDYKYLNDQEFAAAYVSTHKKTNGKGPDVLFRELRAKGIDDDTIKESLSSFSFEDQTREAVKHVEKLLKKDKKCSTKELKQRAQMQLQRKGFSFDVISAALEQIEYENDEDTEKEALRLHAEKAFRKYRYDGSYESAMKVKQFLFRKGFSLDLIEQFLQEEE from the coding sequence AGTGTGGACGCGGACGTGCTCGTAAAATTTGAGCTTAAAAAGGGAAAAGAGCTTGATGACCTTGACATTATTGAGATTCAATACGGCGATGAAGTAAAGAAAGGCTTCAACCGTGCGCTTGACTTTTTATCCTATCGAATGCGGTCAACAAAAGAGGTAGAGGACCACTTAAAGAAAAAAGAAACCTCAGCGCCTGTCATTGCAGAAGTCATCCATAAGCTCAACGACTACAAGTACTTAAACGACCAGGAATTTGCCGCGGCCTATGTCAGCACCCACAAAAAAACGAACGGAAAAGGCCCTGACGTTTTGTTCAGAGAGCTGAGAGCGAAGGGAATCGACGACGATACTATTAAGGAATCGCTGAGTTCCTTTTCCTTTGAGGATCAGACGAGGGAAGCGGTCAAGCATGTTGAAAAGCTTCTTAAAAAGGATAAAAAATGTTCCACAAAAGAACTCAAACAGCGCGCCCAGATGCAGCTTCAGCGCAAGGGTTTCTCATTTGATGTCATCAGCGCCGCGCTCGAGCAGATTGAATATGAAAATGATGAAGACACGGAGAAAGAAGCGCTGCGTCTTCACGCCGAAAAAGCGTTTAGAAAATACCGCTATGACGGCTCATATGAAAGCGCCATGAAGGTCAAACAATTTTTATTCCGCAAAGGATTCTCACTCGATTTAATCGAGCAATTTCTGCAGGAAGAGGAGTAG
- a CDS encoding SH3 domain-containing protein translates to MKKKQVMLALTAAAGLALPSLHSAPAAKATPLHDISVSMPSSDSYIIKAGKLNVRTEPNHKGKIVGTLSSEQKVTVNGFVNADWAHIQFKGKKAYISTHFLMKTASQVKTAKQTAFYAPTPENGKAKKLSSGTEVTFHGWGFSENGGFDFTWAFVKYGGVMGYIQTKDLQLR, encoded by the coding sequence ATGAAAAAGAAACAAGTAATGCTCGCTTTAACAGCTGCCGCAGGCCTGGCTTTACCATCCCTTCATTCCGCTCCCGCAGCAAAAGCTACGCCCCTTCACGACATATCTGTCAGTATGCCATCATCTGATTCTTACATCATAAAAGCAGGAAAGCTGAATGTCCGGACTGAGCCAAATCATAAAGGCAAAATTGTTGGCACTTTATCATCAGAACAAAAAGTCACAGTCAATGGTTTCGTAAATGCCGATTGGGCTCACATTCAATTCAAAGGAAAAAAAGCCTATATTTCAACACACTTCTTAATGAAAACGGCAAGCCAAGTGAAAACGGCGAAACAGACAGCCTTCTACGCACCGACACCCGAAAACGGAAAAGCCAAGAAGCTATCATCTGGGACAGAGGTAACATTCCACGGATGGGGATTCAGTGAAAACGGCGGATTTGACTTCACGTGGGCATTCGTTAAGTATGGTGGAGTCATGGGTTACATTCAGACAAAGGACTTACAGCTACGATAA
- a CDS encoding MFS transporter: MSIKNPSVKFIIFVLMICTFSIGYTEYAVMGILTSIANDFHIHVSSAGLLVTAYAVSVCLTGPLVTIIAVKLPRKPVLLGLMAIFILANLMSALAPNFAVLAVSRILSASIHGAFFAIAMVFASEMVPPEKRAAAAASMNGGLTVALMLGVPFGSYLGDVLNWRAVFTIITALGAVGFLGLMAAVPNRKPKVIPMLMNEWGVFKNKQVLYSFAITILGYSGVFIAYTFIEPILRHSAGFSTVGITGALFAYGLGGVAGNFFAGKVPMPLLTRTMIGVMIGLIGVLTVFPYIAIYPAAAIVATFLFGACAFGTPPLLQTKVISSSESGTTIAAAVSVSAFNLANALGAWIGGMILSGTGSYSWLFAGGALMTACGLVLSTFAHLSEKKSVYEYQVNKG, from the coding sequence TTGAGTATCAAAAACCCATCAGTGAAATTTATTATTTTTGTTCTTATGATTTGCACATTTTCAATCGGATACACTGAATACGCAGTGATGGGGATTTTGACGTCGATTGCCAATGACTTTCATATACATGTTTCATCCGCCGGGCTTCTTGTCACGGCCTATGCCGTAAGCGTATGTCTGACAGGCCCGCTCGTCACCATCATTGCGGTCAAACTCCCGAGAAAGCCTGTGCTGCTTGGGCTGATGGCGATTTTTATCCTAGCCAATCTAATGAGCGCGCTGGCACCGAATTTTGCGGTATTGGCTGTCTCAAGAATTTTATCCGCGTCCATTCATGGCGCTTTCTTTGCGATCGCCATGGTATTTGCCAGTGAAATGGTTCCGCCGGAAAAGCGTGCCGCAGCCGCTGCCTCAATGAATGGCGGGCTGACAGTGGCTTTGATGCTTGGTGTCCCATTCGGCTCTTATCTCGGAGATGTCCTGAACTGGAGAGCTGTATTTACCATCATTACAGCACTCGGCGCCGTTGGATTCTTAGGCCTCATGGCTGCTGTGCCGAACAGAAAACCAAAAGTGATCCCGATGCTCATGAATGAGTGGGGCGTATTTAAAAACAAACAAGTGCTGTATTCCTTCGCAATTACGATTTTAGGCTATTCCGGCGTCTTTATCGCCTACACTTTTATCGAACCGATTTTGAGACATTCAGCCGGATTCAGCACAGTCGGCATAACAGGCGCTCTCTTTGCATATGGACTAGGGGGCGTTGCAGGGAATTTCTTTGCGGGAAAAGTGCCGATGCCTCTGCTGACTCGGACGATGATCGGTGTGATGATCGGTTTGATCGGTGTTCTGACTGTATTTCCTTACATCGCCATTTACCCGGCCGCAGCCATTGTTGCAACGTTCTTATTTGGGGCTTGCGCATTCGGTACGCCTCCTTTGCTGCAAACAAAGGTCATTTCTTCTTCTGAGAGCGGTACAACAATTGCCGCCGCTGTCAGCGTGTCGGCGTTTAATCTTGCTAATGCGCTCGGTGCGTGGATCGGCGGAATGATTTTGAGCGGAACAGGTTCTTATTCGTGGCTGTTTGCGGGCGGAGCGCTTATGACTGCATGCGGTCTCGTGCTTTCTACCTTCGCACATTTGTCAGAAAAGAAGAGCGTGTATGAGTATCAAGTCAATAAAGGGTAA
- a CDS encoding glycosyltransferase family 2 protein, with translation MKQGLISIIIPSYNEGYNVKLIHESLKKEFKSIHYDYEIFFINDGSVDDTLQQIRDLAAISNRVKYISFSRNFGKEAAILAGFEHVQGEAVIVMDADLQHPTYLLKEFIKGYEEGYDQVIAQRNRKGDSPVRSVLSSLYYKFINKAVEVDLRDGVGDFRLLSRQAVDALLKLSEGNRFSKGLFCWIGFDQKIVFYENVERKNGTSKWSFSSLFNYGMDGVVSFNHKPLRVCFYTGILILLLSIIYIIATFVNILTKGISVPGYFTIISAILFLGGVQLLSLGIIGEYIGRIYYETKKRPHYLIKEANIPNKDIPETNELKNVQRLTKMH, from the coding sequence ATGAAGCAAGGATTAATCTCGATTATTATCCCGTCTTACAATGAAGGGTATAATGTCAAACTCATTCATGAATCCTTGAAAAAGGAATTCAAGAGCATTCATTATGATTATGAAATTTTCTTCATAAACGACGGAAGTGTTGACGATACGCTTCAGCAAATTAGAGACTTGGCAGCGATATCCAACCGGGTAAAATACATATCTTTTTCCCGAAACTTCGGAAAAGAAGCCGCAATTCTGGCGGGCTTTGAGCATGTCCAAGGCGAGGCGGTTATTGTCATGGACGCCGATCTGCAGCATCCGACCTATTTGCTGAAGGAATTTATCAAAGGCTATGAAGAAGGCTATGATCAAGTCATTGCCCAGAGGAACAGAAAAGGGGACAGCCCTGTCCGCTCAGTCCTGTCCTCTCTTTATTACAAGTTCATCAATAAAGCGGTGGAGGTTGATTTGCGTGACGGTGTCGGAGACTTTCGGCTGTTAAGCCGCCAAGCTGTGGATGCTCTTTTGAAGCTGAGCGAAGGCAACCGCTTTTCAAAAGGGCTGTTTTGCTGGATCGGCTTTGATCAGAAAATCGTGTTTTATGAAAATGTAGAAAGAAAAAACGGCACCTCAAAATGGTCATTCAGCAGCCTGTTTAACTACGGAATGGACGGGGTTGTTTCATTTAATCATAAGCCGTTGAGAGTATGCTTTTATACCGGCATTCTCATCTTGCTGCTTTCTATCATTTATATCATTGCCACATTTGTAAACATTCTGACTAAGGGCATTTCTGTACCTGGATATTTCACAATCATCTCAGCAATCTTATTTCTCGGCGGGGTTCAGCTGTTAAGCCTCGGAATCATAGGTGAATATATCGGCCGAATTTATTATGAAACAAAAAAACGCCCGCATTATTTGATTAAAGAAGCGAATATCCCGAATAAAGATATACCTGAAACGAACGAACTGAAAAACGTACAGCGCCTGACAAAAATGCACTGA
- a CDS encoding YfhJ family protein, whose translation MNTYIEKLTNLLLEKNEMISYIQAKTWVELLWSDFEATYAKAGHAYQGEKMTEKIVTQWIENYGGQLHLFQSSRDNVNDYLNQSRGLLH comes from the coding sequence ATGAATACGTACATTGAGAAACTGACAAATCTGCTTCTGGAAAAGAACGAGATGATCAGCTATATACAGGCAAAAACATGGGTGGAATTATTATGGAGCGATTTTGAAGCAACCTATGCAAAAGCCGGACATGCCTATCAGGGTGAAAAAATGACCGAAAAAATCGTCACACAATGGATCGAGAACTATGGCGGCCAGCTTCACCTTTTCCAAAGCTCCCGTGACAACGTGAATGATTACTTAAACCAAAGCAGAGGCCTTTTGCATTAA
- a CDS encoding small, acid-soluble spore protein K: MVRNKEKGFPYENENKFQGEPRAKDDYASKRADGSINQHPQEKMRASGKR, encoded by the coding sequence ATGGTCCGGAATAAAGAAAAAGGATTTCCTTACGAAAACGAAAATAAATTTCAGGGTGAACCGAGAGCAAAGGACGACTATGCTTCAAAGCGTGCTGACGGATCAATCAATCAGCATCCTCAAGAAAAAATGAGAGCCTCCGGCAAACGGTAA
- a CDS encoding alpha/beta fold hydrolase — protein MDGIKRQFVKTNGVTLHVASAGPEDGRLIVLLHGFPEFWYGWKNQIKPLADAGYRVIAPDQRGYNLSDKPEGIEAYRIDTLRDDIIGLITQFTDEKAIVIGHDWGGAVAWHLASTHREYLEKLIAINIPHPGIMKTVTPVYPPQWLKSSYIAFFQLPDIPEASLKENDYESLDQAIGLSTRPELFSSEDVSRYKEAWKQPGALTAMLNWYRALRKGSLSEKVTCETAPYRMIWGMEDRFLSRKLAKETEKRCPNGHLIFVDEASHWINHEKPAIVNQLILEYLKKP, from the coding sequence GTGGACGGAATTAAAAGACAGTTTGTCAAAACAAACGGAGTCACGCTCCACGTTGCGTCTGCAGGGCCGGAGGACGGTCGGTTAATTGTCCTGCTCCATGGATTCCCTGAGTTTTGGTACGGCTGGAAAAATCAAATCAAACCGCTAGCCGATGCGGGTTACCGGGTCATTGCTCCTGATCAGCGAGGCTACAATCTCAGTGACAAGCCGGAGGGAATTGAAGCATATCGGATTGATACATTAAGAGATGATATCATCGGGTTGATCACGCAATTCACAGATGAAAAAGCAATCGTGATTGGACATGACTGGGGAGGCGCTGTCGCATGGCATCTGGCTTCAACGCACCGGGAATATCTTGAAAAGCTGATCGCCATTAATATCCCGCACCCGGGCATCATGAAAACCGTAACACCGGTTTATCCTCCGCAATGGCTGAAAAGCTCGTACATCGCCTTCTTCCAGCTGCCTGACATTCCAGAGGCATCACTAAAAGAAAATGATTATGAATCATTAGATCAAGCGATTGGGTTATCGACACGCCCTGAGCTTTTTTCGTCTGAGGATGTTAGCAGGTACAAAGAAGCCTGGAAACAGCCGGGTGCCTTGACAGCTATGCTGAACTGGTACCGAGCCCTCAGAAAAGGAAGCCTGTCAGAGAAAGTAACTTGTGAAACAGCACCTTACCGGATGATTTGGGGAATGGAGGACCGCTTTTTAAGCAGGAAGCTTGCGAAAGAGACGGAAAAGCGTTGCCCGAATGGACACCTCATTTTTGTTGATGAAGCCTCCCATTGGATTAACCACGAAAAACCTGCCATCGTCAATCAGCTGATTCTGGAATATCTTAAAAAACCATAA
- a CDS encoding SdpI family protein, with product MVGLIGGGLMIIAGILIKLFPPTSINSVYGYRTRRSMSDQRLWNEANRYSASLMILSGLVIMAMGLLLRSNLIIFQLALLMAACVITFMLTEKRLKNMTYSQGGDRSGRN from the coding sequence TTGGTTGGTTTAATCGGCGGAGGTCTCATGATCATTGCAGGCATACTGATCAAACTGTTTCCTCCCACATCCATCAACAGTGTGTACGGATATAGAACGAGGCGTTCAATGTCAGATCAAAGGTTATGGAATGAAGCGAACCGCTACAGTGCATCATTGATGATCCTGTCAGGCTTGGTGATTATGGCAATGGGTCTGCTGCTGAGATCAAACTTGATCATTTTTCAGCTTGCCCTGCTGATGGCCGCCTGTGTCATTACGTTTATGCTAACGGAGAAAAGGCTGAAAAACATGACGTACAGTCAAGGAGGAGATAGAAGTGGACGGAATTAA